The Desulfatibacillum aliphaticivorans DSM 15576 genome window below encodes:
- a CDS encoding RNA polymerase sigma factor, which yields MEFDSFYKEYRSKVFAYLLRMTGSKDLSMDLVQESFTRCLERYAGTERPGPLVFTIARNLVYDNHRRQARWDDREAPELESNADPETAFLIKEKVERVLKAMQRLPDSEKEALALATSKALTYREIAQVTGVSEANVKVRVHRARKSLRRFLEDMT from the coding sequence ATGGAATTCGACTCTTTTTACAAAGAATACCGGAGCAAGGTTTTCGCGTATTTGTTGCGTATGACAGGGAGCAAGGATCTTTCAATGGACCTTGTCCAGGAGAGCTTTACCCGATGCCTGGAAAGATACGCCGGGACCGAGCGCCCCGGCCCTCTGGTTTTTACCATCGCCCGCAACCTGGTGTACGATAATCATCGCAGGCAAGCCCGGTGGGACGACAGGGAAGCCCCGGAATTGGAGTCAAACGCAGACCCGGAAACCGCTTTTTTAATAAAGGAAAAGGTCGAACGCGTATTAAAAGCTATGCAACGCCTGCCTGACAGCGAAAAGGAAGCGCTGGCCCTGGCGACGTCCAAAGCGCTGACGTACAGGGAGATCGCCCAAGTGACAGGCGTTTCGGAAGCCAACGTTAAGGTGCGCGTGCATCGCGCAAGAAAGAGCCTTCGGCGGTTCTTGGAGGACATGACATGA